ctacacgcGGGTTCCCCCGAACCCAGttttctcgtcgagaaaatggtgtcaattgcgtCGAGAGACCAGTTGATCACATCCATAATTTTCCAAGTTTGGAgtgcagtgcagagagagtctctcagtAGATGAGATgagacaagacaagagacaaagCAAGGAAAAtatgggcaaggacggggactgagaaaatgcgaccgcctccgctgagagccaaacgagaagaGAGTGTGTgcctaaaacaaaacacaagctgAGAGACGACCGTACATGTGCTTTGGCAGCTCCTAAATTATGGAACGAATTGCCGTTTATTATACAGACCTCTTTACTATCTTCATTAAAATCTCTTTTGAAAACTCATCTCTTCACCTGGGCTTTAAATACCTGATGTTGACATTTtgacaacaaacaaatttagaattgtattaaacattaaGAACCCTAAAATGATCAAAGCTTTAATCTTCTTGTTATCTTGTCTTGAAGGTGCAGCTGCAGTTTACAGAAAAGCTGTTTATGATGATTGTGAGTTCAGCAACAGACTGAAGAAAGACTTAAAACAGAAATACGAGAGAATATTGGAAGGTAACTCAGAGAAATCCCTTCAGAACACATACCTGAACAACATCTACACTGACCTCTACATAGTGAAGAATCAGACAGGTGGAGTAGAGAATGAACATGAAGTGAGACAGATTGAATTAAACCAAAGCACTGCTGCTGAGGACGCTTCAGTCAAGtgtaatgacatatttaaagtccAGCGTGATACAGgtgaacaaaacagaaaagtgCTGACGCTGGGCATCGCAGGTGTGGGGAAAACTGTCTCTGTCAGTAAATTCATCCTTGACTGGGCTGAAGGAAAAGAAAATCAGgaaatcatctttatttttcctctgTCCTTCCGTGAACTGAATCTGATTCAAGAGGAATACAGTCTAATGGAACTGATTCATGAATACTTCAGTTGTACTAAACAACTGTCATTACTGCCTAAAGAAGAAGATAAAGTGatgttcatctttgatggtctggaCGAGTGTCGTTTTCCTTTGAGCTTTGAGAAGAGCAAGAGATTCACAGatgttcataaaaaaacaaccgtgGACGTCATAATAACAAACCTGATCGAGAGAAATCTTCTTCCGTCcgctctcatctggatcacctccagaccagcagcagcccATCTGATACCTCGACGCCACATTGATCAGGTGACAGAGATCAGAGGATTCAACGATGAGCAGAAGAAAGTCTACTTCACCAGAAACAGCAAACCTGACATGTCAGAGAGAATCATCTCACACATCAAGAGATCCAGAAGTCTGCACATCATGTGTCATATTCCCGTCTTCTGCTggatctgtctctgtgttctcCAGCCTCTGATGACTCAAGAGAATCTGCAAAGTATTCCTACAACTCTCACAGGGATGTACATCTACTTCTTACTCAATCAGATGaaacagatgaaagcaaaaaaacaaagtgcCAGTCTTGCTCAGTCTTTTGAAGATGTTGTTCTGAAGCTCGGGGAACTGGCCTTCACACAGCTTCAGAAAGGAAATCtgattttctataaagaagATCTTAAGGAATGTGGGCTGGAAGTCGATGATGGTGTAGTTTTCTCTGGGTTATGCACTCAGATGTTTCAGGCAGAAAAGCCAGTTTCTGGGAGAAAGGTGTACAGTTTTGTACATCTCAGTGTTCAGGAATTCCTCGCTGCTCTCTATGTGCTTctcatttacaaaaatacaaaaacaaacccaTTCCTGCTTAGCTGGACAGAAAAACTGAAAGGGATATTCATGAAAAAATCACTGTTTAATCTCCATAAGTGCGCAGTGAACAGTGCTCTTCAGAGCAAGAACGGACACCTGGACCTTCTCCTGCTGTTCCTCATGGGTCTCTCTCTGGAGTCAAATCAGAATGAGCTGAAAGAACTTATGCCCTCACTGAACATCACAGCAGAAGACATGAAACACACGGCTGATtacatcaaaatgaaaattcatcatgaTGTTTCTTCAGAGAAGAGCACAAATCTCTTccactgtctgaatgaactgaaGGATGATTCACTGATCACAGAGATCCAGAAGTATCTGAATTCAGATGGTCTTTCAGCACAAGATCTCTCTCCTGTTCAGTGGTCTGCTCTGGTGTTTGTGCTGATGATGTCTGAAGAGACTCGAGAGATGTTTGAGATGCAGAAATATAGAAGATCTGATGAAGCTGTGATTCGACTTCTGCCAGTGATCAGAAACACCAGAAGAGCTCTGTAAGATTCATCTACAttcattcacattaaaaatgcacagacttcattcatttattcatattaaccCCACACtgactcattcattcattcatattaacCCCACACtgacttcattcattcatattaacCCTACACTgactcattcattcatgttcatCTCATCCTGCCCAATGTTCTTTCCCAAGTAATGTACTTTGGCGGAAATAAGTAATCAACACatcaacattttgtttattaaacacagTTTCAGTGCTAAAATTCTCATGAAATTTTGACAAGACCCTTGGTCTATGAGGGTTTTTTGGGGCCCTGGATAAGTTTGGACATTTCTGCTTTGTTCAATAGCTAATAAACTTATTAATGGGTAAAGTCTCATGTCGTGGGGAGTTGTGGATGGCTTTTTGAGCGCGGCATGATTGAACAGCTGTAGAAGAGCTATAAGAAGGCAACTTTAATAGGACACAGTCTAGTTTGTATTGTATCGCTGTTGGTTGATATTGATTAACTGCACCTGATGAGATCAGCTGCGCAAGCTTAACTAATGTGACCTGCCAGAACTGATGCTATGGGCTTGATCATTGTCAGGACCACATAccgtcaaatatttaaataacagcAATGTTTGAGGTTGGCGGAGTGAAGCTGTTCCGGGGCAAATTCTCATGTGTCCATACAGAGCAGGAGTGCAGCGATGATAATATCCCCCAAAAACAATGGACTGCCTGTAAACGAAATCATTCCCACATCTCATTTAAAGCAGCCTACTTAAAGCATTAAGATATCATGTGTAAATATAGCCTACATGTCAATTAACAGACAACTTTACCTTTAACTAACACTCCTATAATACTTATGACAAGCCTGTTGTGAGCCTGTATATCCTCAACTCAACTTTTGTTTGTATAGaacttttttacaattttcattgttacaaagcagctgtgcatgaaaacatgttaactataagcaatacattaaataacatacacacactgaaacacacactgaaacacacggacaaacacacacacgtctggtttattatctccttGGGGCCAATCCCTTGGCTTCATGATTTTTACACTGtgcaaaatgtatatttgattCCTTACCACTTAATCTGTAGATCATAGAAAactatttgcatttttagattaaaaataaatactgttcCGTAGGGTATATAAGCGTTCCCTTTCTCTCGGTCATAAGCTGCGAATTGTGCCTTACTGGACCAACCAGTCCTGGTTCTCAGACCTGATGGTTCTGACGACGACTCCCCTCCGGCCAATTCCCCTGATGAACAAACTTCTCAGGGAAAGGGCAAGGGCTGTGAAGGAGGCAGTTTTTCACCACTGCGGTGGTAATaaccattaaaaacatttacaatatgcacacaattattcttaaccttatcccaaaataaaatgctaaattgACAGAGAATTATAAATGACACAAATcacataaatgacatatttttcatcTAAATCAGCATTTTGTCTTTTGCATCAGTGAATACTGTCAGAAATTCAACATTTCTATCATTAAACACTAAATAGTTGtcaaacattaaatgtttttggtcACTTACATTATGTGGTGCACATCACTCTTTCAACCGAAGCATGTTGCTGAACCGCTAAAGATGTGACAGTAGCTCcgtcttctttgatttgattggtcactgTTCAACTCTGTGACCAGTAACTCCCGTctcctttcatttgattggtcacctcacttattttaatattgcattGTTGCATTTAGTCAGTAATTTCATAAATTATGACACACGCTACAAAAATAATTGTGGGTACGGCCCTACTTGAGAACATGGATGtgtgtctttaaaatatcagaaaaaagcTGTAATTATGTGCTCctgggggccccctagtggcagTGAGGCCCTAAGCGCTCACATACATCTACTTCTTCTAGTTAATATAatttgtgtgtattgtgtgtttgttgtctaTTACAGCAATGAAGTTAAAATAcatgtattgtttgtgtttttcagtctACAGAACTGTAATCTGACTGATGAGTGTTGTGaaagtttgtcttcatgtctacaatcatcGACGTCTCTGAGAGAactggacctgagtaacaatgacctgaaggattcaggagtgaggCTGATCTCAGACGCTCTCaagactcacaactgtcaactacacaccCTGAGGTGTTTATCTCTACAACCTGATCtcacaaaaacattattataagaCAAGTGAGAGTGACAAAGTGAAGAGTGTGTTgacatgttgatgtgtgtgtttgtaggttatcaggttgtatggtgacagatgaaggttgttgttatttggcttcagctctgagttCAAACCCGTCACACCTGAGAGAGCTGGATCTGAGCTACAATCACCCACAACACTCAGCACTTCAGCTGCTCTCTGATAAACTCAAGGATCCAAACTACACACTCAACAAACTCAAGTATGACACACAACACTAATACTGACACATactgacctgtgtgtgtgtgtatgttcatgtgTGAGTGTGGCAGAGTCTGTGTCTGTTCTGTGGGTGGGGGGATATAGCTAGATATAGCTTATGAGCATGGGAGCTTGGGACCCAACTAGATCCGCAATACACACCAATGGATCAGCCAATCCCATGCATCCTCCACAGCAACTGGACTGCCCCTTCTCAAACtgcaagggagagagagagagttagagagagagcgagaaaaagAAAGGGAGGGCACAAAAAATATTGCATACAACAAAAAGATACAGAATATAACACTAAGTTAGAGCTAGCGGGAAACAAAGAAATCTCCTTATCTCTATGATGTTCTGGTGCAGATATATAGATTTTGCTAAGCTTTTACTTAGGTTCCCTCTCTATTGGCCTCTCTGCGTTATGTCAAAGTGACAGAACAGTGTTTGAACTTGAGAAACTATCAACTctgattgtactttttaaaaggGCATTTAAATTGGCGAATGGCATGGCATGCCAGTCTCCACCCCATACAAACGGGtgtaaaaggaagatggcgtgcCCATTAATTACCCTTTAGTCGAGGCACTAATGATGAGCAACCTTACTGGATCCAACTGGTCTTATGACATAGAGAGGGATGTGTGCTTCTTCCTCGCGTGTGTGACTTCCCTTGTAAGTTTTGGTAGAAGGCACATGTGTCTGAAAGAGCAAGTTTCCAAAAAAGAGGCCGCAGAAAAGAGGGCAGGGTCGGCATCCgggaccagacctctggaagcTCAACATCCGGCTCCTGGACGGGACTAGGAGATCCTGTGTAACCTTCCTCCCACAGTCAGAAGTACGATCACTCAGGCCAGGGCTTCAGCTACTTAGCGCCTGTATGTCCACAATTCCTGAGGGGTGTGAGGAGGCTGGTTCCTCCCCATCCGTGCTCTGAACCCTCTTGGGTCCTCGATCTGGTCCTTGTGGGCCTCAGAAAGGCCCCATTTGAGCCCCTAGGAGAAGCGGCTCTA
This region of Triplophysa dalaica isolate WHDGS20190420 chromosome 7, ASM1584641v1, whole genome shotgun sequence genomic DNA includes:
- the LOC130426235 gene encoding NACHT, LRR and PYD domains-containing protein 12-like, giving the protein MGSVKELLKNSLNDLRKEQLKEFQWHLKNDYKVPVSHLEKADVLDTVDRMVQSYEPEDAVKITRKILMKINQNQLAKDLKEGAAAVYRKAVYDDCEFSNRLKKDLKQKYERILEGNSEKSLQNTYLNNIYTDLYIVKNQTGGVENEHEVRQIELNQSTAAEDASVKCNDIFKVQRDTGEQNRKVLTLGIAGVGKTVSVSKFILDWAEGKENQEIIFIFPLSFRELNLIQEEYSLMELIHEYFSCTKQLSLLPKEEDKVMFIFDGLDECRFPLSFEKSKRFTDVHKKTTVDVIITNLIERNLLPSALIWITSRPAAAHLIPRRHIDQVTEIRGFNDEQKKVYFTRNSKPDMSERIISHIKRSRSLHIMCHIPVFCWICLCVLQPLMTQENLQSIPTTLTGMYIYFLLNQMKQMKAKKQSASLAQSFEDVVLKLGELAFTQLQKGNLIFYKEDLKECGLEVDDGVVFSGLCTQMFQAEKPVSGRKVYSFVHLSVQEFLAALYVLLIYKNTKTNPFLLSWTEKLKGIFMKKSLFNLHKCAVNSALQSKNGHLDLLLLFLMGLSLESNQNELKELMPSLNITAEDMKHTADYIKMKIHHDVSSEKSTNLFHCLNELKDDSLITEIQKYLNSDGLSAQDLSPVQWSALVFVLMMSEETREMFEMQKYRRSDEAVIRLLPVIRNTRRALLQNCNLTDECCESLSSCLQSSTSLRELDLSNNDLKDSGVRLISDALKTHNCQLHTLRLSGCMVTDEGCCYLASALSSNPSHLRELDLSYNHPQHSALQLLSDKLKDPNYTLNKLNVDHGGEFRVTAGLHKYNCDLTLDLNTTNTRLKLSEENRRITHVDEDQSYPGHPDRFEGVPQVLCRESLTGRCYWEVEWSGSDVLMSVSYKSISRKASSEDSMFGYNAKSWSLHCSHNRITAWHNNNKTVICVSSPLFNRVGVYVDQPAGSLSFYSVSDTQTLTLLHTYYTTFTEPPCAGFTVFRNSLINLCNTHRHKRTHTHKDTHTHTMAVHTTFTETLCAGFTVLCNSLINLCNTHRHKRTDKHRHTHTYTLAVYTTFPAPLPSGIRLHELFSSLFLCDTRTHSRKQI